A single region of the Neodiprion pinetum isolate iyNeoPine1 chromosome 5, iyNeoPine1.2, whole genome shotgun sequence genome encodes:
- the LOC124220460 gene encoding golgin subfamily A member 6-like protein 6: protein MSNAGGQKEGANREEEEKKKGRPGAVAALGRDRRHSLGSSATVLDLWKRKREEEGEKGEEEADELQERERVFGKSRKVHRSPEGKTGEEGKVEGGGIQDMLRLIREELKIGLEEVKGQGRGIREEVEKIKGEMARREEQWEVERGEMKEMIRDLGKRLEEVEERRGGEMERVKERLIELEKKSAEGGGERQVQGNAEVAQVTIDRLKEMEWAIERKEREERRGNIVLRGARLEKGREKEELKKILQLIGVEVEVKDMWEVGAKKGGEKGIWIARLGNREQKRQVMGRKSLLKGREERIDEDLTWAERRMKWKLREIAAIEERRGNRVRIGYAKIWIEGKMWKWDEIGEVLRDGTGRAREGGQREGRGKVGESDRERSASEERQEGSIEAQGRVRRERQSGEWVVGGDRGRWGGK from the coding sequence atGAGTAACGCGGGTGGCCAAAAAGAAGGGGCGAAcagggaagaggaggagaaaaagaaaggtaggCCGGGGGCAGTTGCAGCGTTAGGGAGGGATAGGAGGCATAGCCTGGGATCGTCGGCGACGGTGCTAGACTTATGGAAGAGAAAGCGGGAGGAGGAAGGGGAAAAAGGGGAGGAAGAGGCAGACGAGTTgcaggaaagagaaagagtatTTGGGAAAAGCAGGAAAGTGCACCGATCGCCGGAGGGTAAGACAGGGGAGGAAGGGAAGGTAGAGGGAGGGGGTATACAAGATATGTTAAGGTTGATTAGGGAAGAGCTAAAGATAGGTCTAGAGGAGGTcaaagggcagggaagggggatcAGGGAAGAAGTGGAAAAGATTAAAGGCGAAATGGCTAGAAGGGAAGAGCAGTGGGAAGTAGAGAGGGGGGAGATGAAGGAAATGATAAGGGATCTAGGTAAAAGACTAGAAGAGGTAGAAGAGCGGAGAGGGGGTGAGATGGAAAGGGTAAAGGAGAGGCTgatagaattagaaaaaaagagtGCAGAAGGAGGGGGAGAAAGGCAGGTACAGGGAAATGCGGAAGTGGCGCAGGTAACAATAGATAGATTAAAAGAGATGGAGTGGGCcatagagaggaaagaaagggaagaaagaaGGGGAAATATAGTATTGAGAGGAGCGAGACTTGAGAagggaagagaaaaggaagagttgaaaaagattttgcaGCTGATAGGGGTAGAGGTTGAGGTAAAGGATATGTGGGAGGTAGGCGCGAAAAAGGGGGGAGAAAAGGGGATATGGATAGCAAGACTAGGAAATAGGGAGCAAAAGAGGCAGGTAATGGGAAGAAAAAGCCTACTCaaagggagggaggagagaaTAGACGAGGATCTCACCTGGGCAGAGAGAAGAATGAAATGGAAGTTGAGGGAGATAGCAGCTATTGAGGAGAGAAGGGGAAACAGAGTAAGAATAGGGTATGCAAAGATTTGGATAGAAGGGAAAATGTGGAAGTGGGATGAGATAGGAGAAGTGCTTAGGGATGGTACAGGGAGAGCGAGGGAAGGGGGGcaaagggaggggaggggaaaagTGGGGGAAAGCGATAGGGAAAGGTCAGCAAGCGAGGAAAGACAAGAGGGAAGTATAGAAGCACAGGGAAGGGTACGTAGGGAAAGGCAGTCGGGGGAATGGGTAGTGGGGGGGGACAGAGGCAGGTGGGGAGGGAAATaa